TCTATGAAATCTATCTTAGGGAACTATGGAGAAATTTTCCATGTATACGAGGACGAGGTTGCTATACTTTCCAGAGTGCCAGAAGAGGAGTTCCTACCACATCTAATCGCATTTCGGATACTTCTTCGCTCCGATTATTTTACTGCTTCTGGAATTTCTTTCCGGATCAATGCTACCATTGCCACTGCGAGTGGAAAAAAAGATCTGTATTATAAAGCGAGACTCGCACTTGTTAAAGCAAGCCAAGAGCCAGAATTCGATTCAGAATCAGGGATCTATTCCTATACTGAGAAGATGGACGACCAGGATCTGTACAAGATCAATATGGATCTTGGAAAAAGACTGAACCAAGCGATCCATTCTGGTAATGTCGTACCATATTTCCAAGGGATCATGGACAACCAAACTGGCAAGGTAGAAAAATTCGAATGCCTTGCTCGGATTGTAGAAGATGGAAAAGTTTATGCACCTGCGAGCTTTTTGTATTTGGCAAAGTCCACAGGGCTTTTGAGAAGGATCAGTCCTATTCTTTTTGAAAAAGCTCTTCGTAAATTTTCGGACTCTTCTTATTCATTCTCCATCAATCTCTCTGAAACAGAACTCGAGAGTCCAAGTTTTCCTAAATGGGCAGCTTCCCGTATGGAACATTACGGGATCAATCCTGCCAGAGTGACTTTTGAAATTTTAGAAACTGCAAGTTTCCATGGAAATCCGGAAAGATTAAAAGTGATCGCCGAACTGAAAGAGATGGGAGCAAAAATTGCAATCGACGATTTCGGAGTAGAACATTCCAATTTTTCCAGATTATTGGAAATCCAACCGGACTTCATCAAGATAGATGGAAAATTTATCCAGTCCTTGGAAAGAAATCGAACTGCATTCATTTTAACTTCTGCAATTACAGAACTTGCGCACAGAATTGGGGCAAAAGTAGTCGCTGAATTTGTTTCTACTCCTGAGGAACTGAAAGTTGTACGTTCCCTGGGCATAGAATATTCGCAAGGATACCTAATTATGCAGCCTTCTCCCGACATAACCCCGGTTTCGATAAAAATTATTGAATAGGTACTTTGGTCTATTTCTTTCCAGGTATCATTCGTCTCATTCTTTCGAGGGATAAAATCGAAAATGAGTTGCAAACATAATTTATAGAGTAAGTATCCTTGTTTTGCTCCGGATTTTGAGCCGGGGTTTTTTCGTTTTTGTTCGTCTAAATTATAGGTTGGTACCGGGGGAGCGGTGGAGAAAGCGATTCTTTTTGTTGATGATGAAGCGCTCATTTTGATGAGTATGAAGTCCCAAGTCAAAAGACATCTGGGTGATACTTATCGTTATGAGACTGCTCTAGATGCGTCCGAAGCGATGCAGATCATCGAAGAATTAGTAACAGAGGGAGTCAAGATCCTGATCGTAATTTCTGATTGGCTGATGCCGAATATCAAGGGAGACGAATTTTTGAGAATCGTTCACCAAAGATATCCTGAGATCCAAAAGATCATCATCACTGGTCACGCAGATATCGCTTCCGTCGAAGCTTTAAAGAAAGAGATCAACTTATACAGTTACTTGAAAAAGCCTTGGGACGAAAAAGAATTAGTAACCACTATCACCTCAGCCCTTAAATAAATAGGGGGGCATAATGAGCCTTCGAACGCGCTTCTCTCTTTATTGCGCTATTGTTCTATTTGCATTCTCAGTTTTGCTTACTCTATTAGTTGCTGTATCAGCATTCTATGATTCCAAAGTTTCTTCACAGGAGGCAGCATTTGCAAAAGCAGAAGGTGCTTCTTTCGAAGTTCGTAAAATTTTTTCAGAAGCAATTTCCAAAGTAGGAGAAGCTAAAACTCGCTGGGAACTTACTCGTCCTTCTCGAGATTCAGTTGAAAAAGATCTAGTAGATCTTTTTCAGAATGATAAAAGATTTTTAGGGGCCGGTGCAGTTTTTGAACCCAATCTTTTTGATGGAAGGGACGCTGCATTTATTGGCCGCAAGGGTTCCAATTCTAAAGGTAGATTCGTTCCTTACTTTCATAGAAGTGTCAAGAACCCGGATGATATCAGCTTAGAAGAAAGTGTTTATTATGATAATACCGACGAGAGTGGCAACTATTACCAAATCCCCAAAGCCACGTTAAGCGACTATGTAGGCGAACCTTATTTTTATCCATTAGAAGGAGTGAATATTTTTATGATCTCCTTGATCAGGCCGATTAGCCGCCAAGGAAGATTTATAGGGA
The DNA window shown above is from Leptospira koniambonensis and carries:
- a CDS encoding response regulator, with the protein product MEKAILFVDDEALILMSMKSQVKRHLGDTYRYETALDASEAMQIIEELVTEGVKILIVISDWLMPNIKGDEFLRIVHQRYPEIQKIIITGHADIASVEALKKEINLYSYLKKPWDEKELVTTITSALK
- a CDS encoding EAL domain-containing protein, whose amino-acid sequence is MNNQENGSSDESPKRSVILCVDDELIILRGLKEQLKSAFGKSYQIEAADSAELALQIVEECNQAGIHIPAILSDQVMPGIRGDEFLIRIQETNPNTRKIMLTGQASAESVGNALNKANLYRYLSKPWDSNDLLMTVKEAVRSYESDISLSELNKKLEEALLYNRDSGLPNLESLRRRLDLAVEEKEDSLLALIRIESTSLTTRDFGVSLYKDLMKKFLDSMKSILGNYGEIFHVYEDEVAILSRVPEEEFLPHLIAFRILLRSDYFTASGISFRINATIATASGKKDLYYKARLALVKASQEPEFDSESGIYSYTEKMDDQDLYKINMDLGKRLNQAIHSGNVVPYFQGIMDNQTGKVEKFECLARIVEDGKVYAPASFLYLAKSTGLLRRISPILFEKALRKFSDSSYSFSINLSETELESPSFPKWAASRMEHYGINPARVTFEILETASFHGNPERLKVIAELKEMGAKIAIDDFGVEHSNFSRLLEIQPDFIKIDGKFIQSLERNRTAFILTSAITELAHRIGAKVVAEFVSTPEELKVVRSLGIEYSQGYLIMQPSPDITPVSIKIIE